In one Sesamum indicum cultivar Zhongzhi No. 13 linkage group LG12, S_indicum_v1.0, whole genome shotgun sequence genomic region, the following are encoded:
- the LOC105175053 gene encoding DNA repair protein recA homolog 1, chloroplastic isoform X2, producing MDLIFPLKTQYFNSVSKNCTSPTFSNAPSLRGFLQASCPSRTNPQKVRVRSEFDGKVNGALSSDFDPRFIDRQKALDAAMNDINSSFGKGSVTRLGSAGGALVETFPSGCLTLDFALGGGLPRGRIVEIYGPESSGKTTLALHAIAEVQRLGGNAMLVDAEHAFDPAYSKALGVDVENLIVCQPDNGEMALEIADRMCRSGAVDLICIDSVSALTPRAEIEGEIGMQQMGLQARLMSQALRKMSGNASKAGCTLVFLNQIRYKIGVYYGNPEVTSGGIALKFFASVRLEIRPIGKIKSVKGDEDVGLKVRVRVQKSKVSRPYKQAEFEIIFGEGVSKLGCVLDCAEMTDVVLKKGAWYSYGDHRLGQGRDKALQYLKENPLLSEEIEKYLCRKFDLP from the exons atggATTTAATTTTCCCGCTGAAAACCCAGTATTTTAACTCAGTATCGAAGAATTGTACTTCGCCGACGTTCTCGAATGCTCCTTCGCTGCGTGGTTTCCTTCAGGCCTCTTGTCCGTCGCGGACGAACCCTCAAAAAGTTAGGGTTCGCTCTGAATTCGATGGAAAAGTGAATGGTGCTCTCTCCTCTGACTTTGACCCTCGTTTTATTGACCGG CAAAAAGCTCTTGATGCTGCCATGAACGACATAAATAGCTCTTTCGGGAAGGGAAGCGTTACACGATTGGGAAGCGCTGGTGGAGCCTTGGT CGAAACTTTTCCAAGTGGCTGCTTGACGTTGGACTTTGCTTTAGGTGGCGGCCTTCCGAGAGGAAGAATCGTAGAG ATATATGGGCCAGAAAGTAGTGGGAAGACCACTCTAGCACTCCATGCAATTGCAGAAGTGCAG AGGCTTGGGGGAAATGCTATGCTTGTTGATGCTGAGCATGCTTTTGATCCAGCATACTCAAAAGCTTTGGGAGTTGATGTAGAAAATTTGATAGTTTGCCAGCCTGATAATGGAGAGATGGCGCTAGAaa TTGCTGATCGCATGTGCAGATCTGGTGCTGTTGATCTCATTTGCATTGATTCAGTGTCAGCACTTACGCCACGAGCTGAAATTGAA GGTGAAATTGGGATGCAACAAATGGGTTTGCAAGCTCGCCTTATGAGTCAAGCTCTGCGTAAAATGTCGGGGAATGCGTCCAAAGCTGGATGTACACTTGtatttttgaatcaaattaGATACAAG ATAGGTGTATATTATGGAAATCCTGAAGTGACGAGCGGTGGAATTGCTTTAAAGTTCTTTGCATCTGTCCGCCTTGAGATACGTCCTATAGGGAAGATAAAATCT GTTAAAGGAGATGAAGATGTTGGACTTAAAGTTCGTGTAAGAGTTCAAAAGAGTAAG gTATCAAGGCCATACAAGCAAGCTGAGTTCGAAATTATATTTGGGGAGGGAGTGAGCAAACTG GGTTGTGTATTGGATTGTGCTGAAATGACCGATGTTGTCTTAAAGAAGGGGGCGTGGTATAGCTATGGTGATCACAG GTTGGGACAAGGAAGAGACAAAGCATTACAGTACCTGAAAGAAAATCCTCTTTTGTCCGAAGAAATAGAGAAG TATTTGTGCAGAAAGTTCGACTTGCCGTGA
- the LOC105175053 gene encoding DNA repair protein recA homolog 1, chloroplastic isoform X3 has translation MDLIFPLKTQYFNSVSKNCTSPTFSNAPSLRGFLQASCPSRTNPQKVRVRSEFDGKVNGALSSDFDPRFIDRQKALDAAMNDINSSFGKGSVTRLGSAGGALVETFPSGCLTLDFALGGGLPRGRIVEIYGPESSGKTTLALHAIAEVQRLGGNAMLVDAEHAFDPAYSKALGVDVENLIVCQPDNGEMALEIADRMCRSGAVDLICIDSVSALTPRAEIEGEIGMQQMGLQARLMSQALRKMSGNASKAGCTLVFLNQIRYKIGVYYGNPEVTSGGIALKFFASVRLEIRPIGKIKSVKGDEDVGLKVRVRVQKSKVSRPYKQAEFEIIFGEGVSKLGCVLDCAEMTDVVLKKGAWYSYGDHRVVKHFKSAALNPNTQTSGNGNTRLVHLWILLLI, from the exons atggATTTAATTTTCCCGCTGAAAACCCAGTATTTTAACTCAGTATCGAAGAATTGTACTTCGCCGACGTTCTCGAATGCTCCTTCGCTGCGTGGTTTCCTTCAGGCCTCTTGTCCGTCGCGGACGAACCCTCAAAAAGTTAGGGTTCGCTCTGAATTCGATGGAAAAGTGAATGGTGCTCTCTCCTCTGACTTTGACCCTCGTTTTATTGACCGG CAAAAAGCTCTTGATGCTGCCATGAACGACATAAATAGCTCTTTCGGGAAGGGAAGCGTTACACGATTGGGAAGCGCTGGTGGAGCCTTGGT CGAAACTTTTCCAAGTGGCTGCTTGACGTTGGACTTTGCTTTAGGTGGCGGCCTTCCGAGAGGAAGAATCGTAGAG ATATATGGGCCAGAAAGTAGTGGGAAGACCACTCTAGCACTCCATGCAATTGCAGAAGTGCAG AGGCTTGGGGGAAATGCTATGCTTGTTGATGCTGAGCATGCTTTTGATCCAGCATACTCAAAAGCTTTGGGAGTTGATGTAGAAAATTTGATAGTTTGCCAGCCTGATAATGGAGAGATGGCGCTAGAaa TTGCTGATCGCATGTGCAGATCTGGTGCTGTTGATCTCATTTGCATTGATTCAGTGTCAGCACTTACGCCACGAGCTGAAATTGAA GGTGAAATTGGGATGCAACAAATGGGTTTGCAAGCTCGCCTTATGAGTCAAGCTCTGCGTAAAATGTCGGGGAATGCGTCCAAAGCTGGATGTACACTTGtatttttgaatcaaattaGATACAAG ATAGGTGTATATTATGGAAATCCTGAAGTGACGAGCGGTGGAATTGCTTTAAAGTTCTTTGCATCTGTCCGCCTTGAGATACGTCCTATAGGGAAGATAAAATCT GTTAAAGGAGATGAAGATGTTGGACTTAAAGTTCGTGTAAGAGTTCAAAAGAGTAAG gTATCAAGGCCATACAAGCAAGCTGAGTTCGAAATTATATTTGGGGAGGGAGTGAGCAAACTG GGTTGTGTATTGGATTGTGCTGAAATGACCGATGTTGTCTTAAAGAAGGGGGCGTGGTATAGCTATGGTGATCACAG AGTTGTAAAGCACTTCAAGTCAGCAGCACTCAATCCTAACACACAAACTTCTGGAAATGGAAACACGAGGCTAGTGCATCTTTGGATTTTGTTACTAATATGA
- the LOC105175052 gene encoding putative serine/threonine-protein kinase — translation MTCLSFLCGRKVDPTTRPSGFQDELSGVHNVNLYSYRELRLATDDFSPENKVGEGGFGCVYKGKLKNGQVAAIKVLSSHSRQGIREFLTEIQVITDIEHENLVKLYGCCVEGNHRILVYNYLENNSLARTLLGGSQSGIYFNWPTRVKICIGIASGLAYLHKEVRPHIIHRDIKASNILLDKDLTPKISDFGLAKLIPPNVTHVSTRVAGTVGYLAPEYAITGQVTRRVDIYSFGILLIEIVSGRSNNNTRLPMDEQYILERTWQLYERNELVLLVDATLNGDFDAEQACRFLKIGLLCTQDSPMLRPSMSTVVEILSGKKDFDESTITKPGLITDFRDLKIKSNPKPQHHLYHTSSNQNSSGSDTLDNMTSTSPSSSRATMTFTAICDRSG, via the exons ATGACCTGCCTATCTTTCTTATGCGGTAGAAAAGTGGATCCAACAACTAGACCTTCTGGGTTCCAAGATG AGCTCTCCGGAGTGCACAATGTTAATCTTTACTCATACAGGGAGCTGAGACTCGCTACTGATGACTTTAGTCCAGAGAATAAAGTTGGTGAGGGTGGATTTGGTTGTGTCTATAAG GGAAAACTTAAGAATGGGCAGGTCGCTGCCATTAAGGTTCTCTCCTCTCACTCAAGACAAGGTATAAGAGAGTTCCTGACAGAGATTCAAGTGATTACAGATATAGAGCATGAAAATTTAGTGAAGCTCTATGGTTGTTGTGTGGAAGGGAATCACAGAATTCTTGTCTACAACTACCTAGAGAATAACAGCCTAGCACGAACACTTCTTG GTGGAAGTCAAAGTGGTATCTACTTCAACTGGCCAACACGAGTTAAAATTTGCATTGGAATTGCAAGTGGGCTTGCCTATCTTCACAAGGAAGTAAGACCGCATATTATCCACCGAGACATCAAAGCAAGCAATATTCTTCTTGACAAAGATTTGACCCcaaaaatttcagattttGGTCTTGCCAAGCTCATACCACCGAACGTGACGCATGTCAGTACACGTGTTGCGGGAACCGT AGGTTATTTGGCACCAGAATATGCAATAACAGGCCAGGTGACACGGCGGGTTGATATTTACAGTTTTGGCATCCTTCTAATTGAAATAGTCAGCGGGAGATCCAATAACAATACACGACTACCCATGGATGAACAGTATATCCTTGAAAGG ACATGGCAACTTTACGAGAGAAACGAGCTGGTGTTGCTGGTAGACGCAACGCTGAATGGAGATTTTGATGCTGAACAGGCTTGCAGATTCTTGAAGATCGGTCTGCTCTGCACCCAAGACTCTCCAATGCTTCGGCCCTCCATGTCAACCGTTGTTGAAATACTTTCCGGCAAGAAAGACTTTGATGAAAGCACAATAACAAAACCGGGATTAATAACAGACTTCAGGGACTTAAAGATCAAAAGCAACCCCAAACCACAGCACCACCTTTATCATACATCTTCCAATCAAAACTCCTCAGGCTCCGACACTTTGGACAATATGACATCGACTTCACCGTCTTCTTCTCGGGCTACCATGACATTTACTGCCATATGCGATCGAAGCGGGTGA
- the LOC105175053 gene encoding DNA repair protein recA homolog 1, chloroplastic isoform X1, whose protein sequence is MDLIFPLKTQYFNSVSKNCTSPTFSNAPSLRGFLQASCPSRTNPQKVRVRSEFDGKVNGALSSDFDPRFIDRQKALDAAMNDINSSFGKGSVTRLGSAGGALVETFPSGCLTLDFALGGGLPRGRIVEIYGPESSGKTTLALHAIAEVQRLGGNAMLVDAEHAFDPAYSKALGVDVENLIVCQPDNGEMALEIADRMCRSGAVDLICIDSVSALTPRAEIEGEIGMQQMGLQARLMSQALRKMSGNASKAGCTLVFLNQIRYKIGVYYGNPEVTSGGIALKFFASVRLEIRPIGKIKSVKGDEDVGLKVRVRVQKSKVSRPYKQAEFEIIFGEGVSKLGCVLDCAEMTDVVLKKGAWYSYGDHRLGQGRDKALQYLKENPLLSEEIEKKVRLAVTDGIGQVGSYTKSSIQPDEEDMFQELQ, encoded by the exons atggATTTAATTTTCCCGCTGAAAACCCAGTATTTTAACTCAGTATCGAAGAATTGTACTTCGCCGACGTTCTCGAATGCTCCTTCGCTGCGTGGTTTCCTTCAGGCCTCTTGTCCGTCGCGGACGAACCCTCAAAAAGTTAGGGTTCGCTCTGAATTCGATGGAAAAGTGAATGGTGCTCTCTCCTCTGACTTTGACCCTCGTTTTATTGACCGG CAAAAAGCTCTTGATGCTGCCATGAACGACATAAATAGCTCTTTCGGGAAGGGAAGCGTTACACGATTGGGAAGCGCTGGTGGAGCCTTGGT CGAAACTTTTCCAAGTGGCTGCTTGACGTTGGACTTTGCTTTAGGTGGCGGCCTTCCGAGAGGAAGAATCGTAGAG ATATATGGGCCAGAAAGTAGTGGGAAGACCACTCTAGCACTCCATGCAATTGCAGAAGTGCAG AGGCTTGGGGGAAATGCTATGCTTGTTGATGCTGAGCATGCTTTTGATCCAGCATACTCAAAAGCTTTGGGAGTTGATGTAGAAAATTTGATAGTTTGCCAGCCTGATAATGGAGAGATGGCGCTAGAaa TTGCTGATCGCATGTGCAGATCTGGTGCTGTTGATCTCATTTGCATTGATTCAGTGTCAGCACTTACGCCACGAGCTGAAATTGAA GGTGAAATTGGGATGCAACAAATGGGTTTGCAAGCTCGCCTTATGAGTCAAGCTCTGCGTAAAATGTCGGGGAATGCGTCCAAAGCTGGATGTACACTTGtatttttgaatcaaattaGATACAAG ATAGGTGTATATTATGGAAATCCTGAAGTGACGAGCGGTGGAATTGCTTTAAAGTTCTTTGCATCTGTCCGCCTTGAGATACGTCCTATAGGGAAGATAAAATCT GTTAAAGGAGATGAAGATGTTGGACTTAAAGTTCGTGTAAGAGTTCAAAAGAGTAAG gTATCAAGGCCATACAAGCAAGCTGAGTTCGAAATTATATTTGGGGAGGGAGTGAGCAAACTG GGTTGTGTATTGGATTGTGCTGAAATGACCGATGTTGTCTTAAAGAAGGGGGCGTGGTATAGCTATGGTGATCACAG GTTGGGACAAGGAAGAGACAAAGCATTACAGTACCTGAAAGAAAATCCTCTTTTGTCCGAAGAAATAGAGAAG AAAGTTCGACTTGCCGTGACGGATGGCATTGGACAAGTAGGTTCTTACACGAAATCCTCCATACAGCCTGATGAAGAAGATATGTTCCAAGAACTGCAATGA